TGATCTTCGGGTGCCGTTTCGATTTCGGGCAGCACGGGCTTGGCGTCGGCGGCATACGGAGCACCATTGCTGGTGAAGAACGTGCCGTCGGAACCGCCACGTGGGTTACTGAGCACCGCGACGGCGCCCTCGGCTAGGAGGAATTCCGCCATTTTGCCGCGGAGCGCTATCCGGGCCCGATAAGCCGTCATGGCGTCGTCGGTCATGGCCGGGCGGGCGCTCGGGGTAGCTGTAGCATCCGCCATTTTCTTCAGGTCTTCGTCGGTGTAGCGCTTGGCGTCGGGCTCGAAGCCAGCTTTGGGCGGCGAGGTTACTTCCGTTACTACAATCTTGTCGCGCAGCTGGCCTTTGTACTTCTCCAGATCAGCTTCCGTAGCGGCTTTCACATACACGATCTGCTTCTTCACCTGCCCGTTGGTGCCTGGGGTCCAGGCTTTTGGAGCACCGATCATCGCATGGTAGTACGGCTTGGTCATAGCTAGGTACGACTTCTCTACATCCCAGCCGCGGCCAAAATCGCCCCAGGGCTCCACGTTCGCATTGACCAGGCCCCACTTCGACAGCTGATCTTTAGTCCACTGGTTGGCGCGCTGCAAGCCTTCGGAGTTTGCCAGGCGTGGTCCGCACACATCCGTTAGGTAGAAGGCGGTTTCCATCACTTTGGAGCGGTTCATACCTTCATCCTTGATTTTGGCAATCATGGCTTGGTCGAATTTCTCAGCTTGCTGAGCGAGCAGTGGGGAGCTGACGGCGAGGTTGCACACCACGGAGAAGAATACTAGTCTTTTCATGAAGAATAGGCTTGAGGTCATGTAGGCAATGTTACGTCACTGACGCGCCGCTTGCAGAAACGTTGCTTCGAGGCAGCAGCTTACCTTCCTAGCTGCCTACCATCTACTAGCCAGCATATTGGCCCGCTACCCTTCGGCCGAAGCGTTGGCGCTTGCTACCGCTTCCAGTTGTGCTTTCACGGGTAGCGTGATGATGAACTCGGTAAACTCTCCTTCGAGTGACTCCACACGCAATGCTCCGCCGTGGCTTTTGATGATATCATAGCTCAAGGGCAACCCTAACCCGGGGCTATCATTCGTCGTGTTGGCCGTCGAAAACCGCTGGAACATGCTGCCTTGCAAATCCTTTGGCAGACCTAGGCCGTTGTCGCGCACGCGTATTTCCACGTGTTTGGCCGAGCGGCGAGTACTGACGGCGACTTGCGGCACGTAGCCTTCTTCATCCAAGCTCTGCCGCTGCTGCACCGCCTGAAAAGCTGTCAGAAATAGTTGAATCAGGGCCCGGCTCAGGTCGTGGCGCACGACGTCGAGTATGCCTACTGCCGGATCAAACGTTGGTAACAACGCCGCGTTGAAGGTGCGGTGCTTCCCTCGCATTTCATGATAGGCCATACGCAAGTTGCTCTCTATCATGGTGTTCAACTCGGTGGCTTGGCGTAGGCTAGGTTCGGCCGATGCGTACTCCAGCATGCCGAGCACAATGGAGTTGGCCCGCCGTCCGGCCTGCACAATCTTCTCCTGGTATTGCCGCAGGTTTTGCAGCGTCTCATCCAGATACTCCCAATCGTCGTTCGGCAGGGCTAGCTTGTTGAACTCTGCGTGCAGCTCCTGGCACAGCGCTTCGCTGATGCCGGCAAAGTCGCGCACCTGGTGCACGGGTTTTTGAATCTCTTGGGCCACGCTTGCCATCAACTCACCGAGGCTCGCCATCTTCTCGCGCAATACCAGTTGGCTTTGCGCTTGCTTCAGCTCCAACAGCGTTCGAGCTAGGTTGTCGCGCTGCACCATAAACTCCTCCTTCTGCTGAACAACTTGCTGATTGAGAGCTTGCAACTTCGCGTTGGCCTGCTTTTGCAGCTTGTTGTTGCGCCATAAAAGCAGCGCCACCAGCAATAGCACCGCCAAACCGGCAGCCAGCGCATACATGCGCATGCGCGCCATGTAGTGGACCCGCTCTATCTCCAGCTCCCGCAGTCGTTGCTGTTCCGCAAAGCCAATAGCGTCAAGCTGTTTGATCCGCTGCGGGTCATACAAGCTGTCTTCGGCCCGGAGCATGATGTTCATGTATTTCAGCGTACTATCGCGCTGCTTACGGGTTTGGAAGGCCTCCGCTAGCAGGTTGCTCGTGCGTACCACGCCCACCACAAAAGGCAGTGACTGCCCCATCACCAAGGCTTTGCGCGCATAATACACGCTCGAATCGTGCTGCTGGCGGTTGTCGTACAGCTCGGCTAGGTACTGATAGGCCCGGCTGCTGCTGCGCAGGTCGTTTTCGGGAATGGCCGCTTGGGCACTCAGCCGGTAGTAGCGAATCGCTTCGGCCGTATGACCTAGGGCGCCTTGCAGCAAACCTAGCTCCCTCAGTACGTAGGGCGCAGGATTGCCCCAGCAGCTTTGGTGAACGTTGCGCGACTGCCTAGTGAGCTGATAGGCCCGATTCAGAAAGACCGTTGCCGAATCGAGTTGATGCAAGGCCGTGTAGCTGGCTCCGATGTTGGCAAGCACACTAATAAGCTGCGAATCATCCTGAATGTGGATCTGCTCATAAATGCTCTTCGACCGGAAAAAATAGGCTAGGGCCGGCCGCTCATCGTCGAGGGCGTGGTAGAGCAGCCCGGTTTGATTGAGCGTACGCGCCGTGCCTTCCAGGTCGCGGCTCTCTTCGTTGATTTTCAACGCTTTCAAATCCGTGCGAAGCGCCTGCGGCAGGTTACCTCGCTCCCCCATCAGGATGCCGATGCGCGACAAACAACGACCTTCCCCTTTGCGGTAGCCGATTTTCCAAGCTAGGTGTAGCCCTTTTCGGGCGTACCACTGCACCGAGTCGAAGCGGGAGTAGCGGTAAGACGCCGCTACATCGGCCAGGAGCAACACCCGGCTGGTATCAGACGTAGCTTGGGCCAAAGCCCGCCGCAACAGCGCCGTTTGCGGACTTTGCGCTCGTCCGACTAATGATCCAAGTAAGGCAAAAAGAAAAAACAGATAGCGTAATCGTTGCTTCATACGTGAAGATAATTGCCGCTCGTGGTTAAGCACAACTATTAGGTCTGCCGCGCGGGCTCTACCTAGGGTTGTGCTCGGAGCTTACATGCCTAAGCGGCCCCGCTCATCGGCATTGCTCTTGGTTTCGACACGCTTGCTCTTCAGGTCGGCCTTGCCAAAGTTGAAGGTGAAGGCTAGCCGCACCTGGCGTGTATCGTTGCGGTACATCTCGCTCAGCACCACGGGCACAATGGTGCTGGTCACCCGCGGATTCGTGTCGTAGAACAAGTCAGCTACGGATAGATTGAGCGAAGCCCGCTTGTTCAAAAACGTCTTCTTCACGCCCACCGACACGTAGGAATACGCATCCCAATCAAATAGCCCGTTCATAGAGGGCGAATTGTAGAGCCCATACACGCGTACCGACCAGCCCTTGCCCCAAGTAAGCGTGTTGTCGCTGCTGAGCATGTAGTAGGTTTTGCGCTTGGTCAGGTTCATGGTATTATCAAGCGGGCTGGGGAAGTTTAGTTCCTGGTAGAATACGCTGGCGCTGTTGTTCATCGTCCACCACTTAGCCGGCGTGAAGGGCGCAGTGAGCGTGGCGGTAGCTAGGTGGCGATGTGCTAGGTTCTGTTGGGTGGTCGTCAGGCGTAGCGTGGCGGCATCGTAGAGGTACACGGACGAAATGGCGCCAACGGTTTGGGTATAGGCGAGTTGCAGTCCGAAGCCTTTGTAGAGGTTATTCCAGGAGAAGCTGTGTAGGTACTCGGGGCGAAGCGAGGCATTGCCGCGGCTGGTGCTGTAGGTGTCCTGAAACCGCTCGTACGGAATGAGGCTTTCGTAGGCGGGGCGGCGGATATTCTTGGCGTAAGCCAGCGAGGTCGTGAAGTCATCCGACACCTTATAGTCGGCGCGCAGATTCGGGAACAGGTTGAAGTAGCTCGAATCGATGCCGCTGACCACGCGGTAGTGTGTGCGTTCAGCCCGCAGCCCAGCCTGCAAACCTAGCTTCCCGATGGTTTGATTCAGGCTGAAGTAGCCGGCCGCTACGCGCTCCTGGTATCCTAGCTTCGAGAAGGGCGACAACGCTTGTGCTACCCAGTTGCCGTCGGCGAGGGTGGCGGCGTCTTGGCGACTCTGGTTGCGGGTATCGGTATACTTCAGACCCGCTTCCAAGCGCGTGTTCGGGTTCCAAACTTTGGTGTAGTCGGCGGCGGTAGTGGAAATGTGGTAGGTAGCCGGAATGAAATTGCGGAAGGTGCTCGCCACGCCGACGGAGTCTTGAGGGCCTTGCAGCAACTGGTCAAACGTCTGTTGCTGCTTGTTCTGGTAAGTGGCGTAGTTGCTGGTCAGCAGCAGTGCCGAGCCGAGGCTATCCAGCTTGTGCTTGTAGAAGAGCGTGTAGTTGCTGAAAGCATCTTGCAACAGCACGCTCTCTTGCATGCGACTCGTAGTGAGTCCTTTGCTTTGGGTTATGTACGACTGGGTCCAGCCGGCACCGTCCAGGCTGCTGTGCAGCACATCCACATCGAAACCGAGCGTCATGCTGGGGCTGAAGTGATAGTTGAGGCTGGCGCTGAAGCTGCTGTTGAGGATGGTCTTGTTCAGGTCGCCACGCTGCGCTAGGTCGGCGGCCGGCGTCAGGCCTTCGTAGATCGTGCGGGACGAAGTGCTCCGCTCGAATCCATCGCGCCGATTGAAGCTGCCATTAACAGCTAGGTCAAGCTTTGGCGTGCTCACCCGCACGCCGCTGTTGAGGCCGGCCCCCGTGCGGTAGCCTTGGCGGAAATTGGCGCCCACGTTCGCCGTCCACCCTAGCTCTTTGGCGCGCTTGGTGTAAATCTCAATTACTCCGCCCGAAGCGTCGGCGTCGTACTTCGCTGAGGGATTACTAATGAGTTCGATGCGTTCGATTTGGTCGCCGGGAATGCTCGCCAGCAGCGTTTCGAGGTTAGTGCCACTGGGCAGCCGCTTCCCGTTCAGCAGGATGAGCACGTTGCCTTTGCCACGGAAGGTTAGCCGCCCATCGATCAGCTGCACCGAGGGCGCGGCGGCCAAGATGTCGTAGGCGTCGTTGCCTGCGGCTAAGATGCTGCCGTCCACGTTCATCGTTACGCGGTCGGGCTTTTGCTCGATCAAGGGCCGCTGACCAGTCACGACGACTTCACCTAGCTTCTGCGCTGTTGCAGCTAAGCCCAGCGTACCTAGGTCTAGGCTGGGGATGCCGGCCGATAGTTGAACGGCCTGCACATGCGTCACAAACCCGATCATCAGTATCTGAAGCTGGTAGCTGCCGGGCTTCACATTCTTCAAGCTGAAACGGCCAGTCTCGTCAGCCAAGGCAGTCTGCACCACGCTTTCGGAACCCGCCGCTTTCAAGACTACATTAGCGAAGCTCAACGCTTCCTGCTTCTGCTGGTCGAGCACGCGGCCGCTGATGGTCGTTTGGGCCACGGCACTAACACCAATTAATAAGCAGAGAAACAACAGGAAGGCGAGGCGGCTAGCTTGTGCGCAGGCAGGGAGTAGAGAAGGACGCATTTCGTGGTTTCTTTTGGCGTTGGGAAGAAGCTGGAACGAAGAAACTGCGCACCTTTAAGGAGCCGAACTTATTTCGACCAAGTCACGGCACCACACCACCAACGTGCGAGTTGGTCTGCCTTTTTTCATGCCCGAACTTCTACCTAGCCCCACGGAGCCCCGCCTGAGCACCCGCACCACTACCGTGCTGATGCAGCTGCTGCTGTGGTTGCTGCTTTACGGGTTCTACTTTGCTTGGAACAATCGCCCCAACTACCATTTCACGGGTCACATCTGGCCTTATGTGCTACTGGAATGGACCTTTGCCATCGGGCTCTTTAACTGCCTGGTATACCTGATTATTCCGCGCTGGCTGCTCCGCGGCCGCTTCAGTCTCGCCTTGATGGGCGCAGTGGCGCTCATTTATACCTACCGTCTGTGGATGTACGTGGGCGCTTTGCTGATTATTCACTACGCTCCCATAAGCGCCGATTTGCGCTACAACCTCCAAAAAAGTTACGCCGAAAGCCCTTGGCCCGACCTGACAAGCTGGCGCGGGTTGCTGGGTTCGTTGATGGATTTGCTAGCCACCGTACTCTTCCCCATTATCGTCAGCTTTGTCACCTACGCACTAGTAATCGAACGCCGCCGCCTAGCCTTGGAGCGCGACCATTTACGGCTGGAATTGAGCTACTTGAAAGCCCAAATAAACCCGCAGTTCTTGTTCAACACCCTCGGCACTTTGCAGCGCCTGACCCGCAGCCGCGACCGGCGCGCGGGCGACGTTGTGCTGCACCTAGCTGATTTGATGCGCTACACCCTCTACGAAACCGACACAGAGCGCGTCGCGCTGAGCCGGGAGCTGGAGTTTCTGGAAGATTACCTAGCCTTAGAGCGCCTGCTGCATCCGGAGGCTACCATCGCGCACGAGGTTGAGGGCGCGGTGACCTCGCAGCAGCTAGCCCCCTTGCTGTTGCATCCTTTTCTGGAAAGACTTTTTGTGGGAATAGAAGCCGCTCCAGGCAGTTCTGTGCATATTCAGAGCACGATTCACGTTGATGCCGATGCACTTACCTTACAGATAGTTCGCACGACCGGGATGCCGTTAGCCCATCTTTACCGCACCGATGCG
This Hymenobacter sp. GOD-10R DNA region includes the following protein-coding sequences:
- a CDS encoding M20/M25/M40 family metallo-hydrolase encodes the protein MKRLVFFSVVCNLAVSSPLLAQQAEKFDQAMIAKIKDEGMNRSKVMETAFYLTDVCGPRLANSEGLQRANQWTKDQLSKWGLVNANVEPWGDFGRGWDVEKSYLAMTKPYYHAMIGAPKAWTPGTNGQVKKQIVYVKAATEADLEKYKGQLRDKIVVTEVTSPPKAGFEPDAKRYTDEDLKKMADATATPSARPAMTDDAMTAYRARIALRGKMAEFLLAEGAVAVLSNPRGGSDGTFFTSNGAPYAADAKPVLPEIETAPEDQLRLIRLVEAGIPVEVEMETKTKFQTQDLKGYNVVAEITGTDKKLKSEVVMLGGHLDSWHAATGATDNAAGCAVMMEAVRILKALNVKPKRTIRIALWGEEEEGLHGSKNYVKNHFGEAGKPTPEQEKLAGYFNLDNGTGKIRGIYLQGNEGVRPIFTAWLQPFADLGATTITPRNTGGTDHLSFDAVGIPGFQFIQDGLDYNTRTHHTNMDTYERLQPEDLKQASVVVASFVYNTAMRDQKLPRKPVTVAKPAQ
- a CDS encoding outer membrane beta-barrel protein; the encoded protein is MRPSLLPACAQASRLAFLLFLCLLIGVSAVAQTTISGRVLDQQKQEALSFANVVLKAAGSESVVQTALADETGRFSLKNVKPGSYQLQILMIGFVTHVQAVQLSAGIPSLDLGTLGLAATAQKLGEVVVTGQRPLIEQKPDRVTMNVDGSILAAGNDAYDILAAAPSVQLIDGRLTFRGKGNVLILLNGKRLPSGTNLETLLASIPGDQIERIELISNPSAKYDADASGGVIEIYTKRAKELGWTANVGANFRQGYRTGAGLNSGVRVSTPKLDLAVNGSFNRRDGFERSTSSRTIYEGLTPAADLAQRGDLNKTILNSSFSASLNYHFSPSMTLGFDVDVLHSSLDGAGWTQSYITQSKGLTTSRMQESVLLQDAFSNYTLFYKHKLDSLGSALLLTSNYATYQNKQQQTFDQLLQGPQDSVGVASTFRNFIPATYHISTTAADYTKVWNPNTRLEAGLKYTDTRNQSRQDAATLADGNWVAQALSPFSKLGYQERVAAGYFSLNQTIGKLGLQAGLRAERTHYRVVSGIDSSYFNLFPNLRADYKVSDDFTTSLAYAKNIRRPAYESLIPYERFQDTYSTSRGNASLRPEYLHSFSWNNLYKGFGLQLAYTQTVGAISSVYLYDAATLRLTTTQQNLAHRHLATATLTAPFTPAKWWTMNNSASVFYQELNFPSPLDNTMNLTKRKTYYMLSSDNTLTWGKGWSVRVYGLYNSPSMNGLFDWDAYSYVSVGVKKTFLNKRASLNLSVADLFYDTNPRVTSTIVPVVLSEMYRNDTRQVRLAFTFNFGKADLKSKRVETKSNADERGRLGM
- a CDS encoding ATP-binding protein, whose translation is MKQRLRYLFFLFALLGSLVGRAQSPQTALLRRALAQATSDTSRVLLLADVAASYRYSRFDSVQWYARKGLHLAWKIGYRKGEGRCLSRIGILMGERGNLPQALRTDLKALKINEESRDLEGTARTLNQTGLLYHALDDERPALAYFFRSKSIYEQIHIQDDSQLISVLANIGASYTALHQLDSATVFLNRAYQLTRQSRNVHQSCWGNPAPYVLRELGLLQGALGHTAEAIRYYRLSAQAAIPENDLRSSSRAYQYLAELYDNRQQHDSSVYYARKALVMGQSLPFVVGVVRTSNLLAEAFQTRKQRDSTLKYMNIMLRAEDSLYDPQRIKQLDAIGFAEQQRLRELEIERVHYMARMRMYALAAGLAVLLLVALLLWRNNKLQKQANAKLQALNQQVVQQKEEFMVQRDNLARTLLELKQAQSQLVLREKMASLGELMASVAQEIQKPVHQVRDFAGISEALCQELHAEFNKLALPNDDWEYLDETLQNLRQYQEKIVQAGRRANSIVLGMLEYASAEPSLRQATELNTMIESNLRMAYHEMRGKHRTFNAALLPTFDPAVGILDVVRHDLSRALIQLFLTAFQAVQQRQSLDEEGYVPQVAVSTRRSAKHVEIRVRDNGLGLPKDLQGSMFQRFSTANTTNDSPGLGLPLSYDIIKSHGGALRVESLEGEFTEFIITLPVKAQLEAVASANASAEG
- a CDS encoding histidine kinase yields the protein MPELLPSPTEPRLSTRTTTVLMQLLLWLLLYGFYFAWNNRPNYHFTGHIWPYVLLEWTFAIGLFNCLVYLIIPRWLLRGRFSLALMGAVALIYTYRLWMYVGALLIIHYAPISADLRYNLQKSYAESPWPDLTSWRGLLGSLMDLLATVLFPIIVSFVTYALVIERRRLALERDHLRLELSYLKAQINPQFLFNTLGTLQRLTRSRDRRAGDVVLHLADLMRYTLYETDTERVALSRELEFLEDYLALERLLHPEATIAHEVEGAVTSQQLAPLLLHPFLERLFVGIEAAPGSSVHIQSTIHVDADALTLQIVRTTGMPLAHLYRTDAAIEAALRRLELQYPQQHTVQLTEENAHLRLHLSLQL